The Desulfosoma caldarium genome has a window encoding:
- a CDS encoding ABC transporter permease, which translates to MPWGYVGRRLGQLIVILFGVSLLVFLMLRMIPGDPAQLLLGEYASPEELARLRHKLGLDRSMAVQYWFYLTSALKGDLGVSLRTGTPVLKEIGPRLLATVELSLSAMFLATVLGMGAGVVSAVRQYSLWDYSTMFLALVGVSMPIFWLGLMLMYLFSVKYPLFPMMGRMDMSLNIPAITGLVLVDAVLSWRWNVFWNGLHHLALPSLTLATIPMAVVARITRSSMLEVLNKDYIRTARAKGMDEWVVVLRHALRNAMLPVVTVLGLNLGLLLSGAVLTETIFSWPGLGRYVVDSLMGRDYVAVQSCVLIFAVLMTLINLLVDVVYVFLDPRIRIHE; encoded by the coding sequence ATGCCATGGGGCTACGTGGGCAGGCGTCTTGGACAGTTGATCGTTATCCTGTTCGGGGTTTCGCTGCTGGTCTTTCTCATGCTGCGCATGATTCCCGGTGACCCCGCGCAGCTCCTTTTGGGCGAATATGCCTCACCTGAAGAATTGGCACGTCTTCGTCACAAGTTGGGGCTGGACCGCTCCATGGCGGTCCAGTACTGGTTCTATCTCACGTCTGCCCTGAAAGGGGATCTGGGGGTGTCCTTACGCACGGGCACACCCGTCCTGAAGGAAATCGGCCCTCGGCTGTTGGCCACCGTGGAACTGTCTCTTTCGGCCATGTTTTTGGCCACCGTCTTGGGGATGGGTGCCGGCGTGGTTTCCGCCGTGCGTCAATATTCCTTGTGGGATTACAGCACCATGTTTCTCGCCCTGGTGGGTGTTTCCATGCCCATCTTTTGGTTGGGCCTCATGCTCATGTACCTTTTTTCCGTCAAATACCCTCTCTTTCCCATGATGGGCAGGATGGACATGAGCCTGAATATTCCGGCCATTACGGGTCTCGTGCTCGTGGATGCTGTGCTTTCGTGGCGCTGGAATGTTTTCTGGAACGGACTGCATCACCTAGCGCTCCCCAGCTTGACCTTGGCCACGATCCCCATGGCCGTGGTGGCACGCATCACACGGTCCAGCATGTTGGAAGTCCTGAACAAGGACTACATTCGAACGGCTCGTGCCAAGGGCATGGACGAATGGGTGGTGGTCCTTCGCCATGCCCTTCGCAATGCCATGCTTCCTGTGGTGACCGTTCTGGGACTGAATTTAGGCCTGCTGCTCAGTGGGGCGGTGTTGACGGAAACCATTTTTTCCTGGCCCGGCCTGGGGCGCTACGTCGTAGACTCTCTCATGGGGCGCGACTACGTTGCGGTGCAAAGCTGCGTTCTTATCTTTGCGGTCCTCATGACGCTGATCAATCTCCTGGTGGATGTGGTCTACGTGTTTTTAGATCCCAGGATTCGTATCCATGAATAG
- a CDS encoding AAA family ATPase: MKILRLRFKNISSLRGEWDIRFDAPPLSDTGLFAITGPNGAGKSSILDAITLGLYGETARLRHPERDITSWLEEESYAEVTFQVAEKVYRSRWWARQGPNGLLGPEMSLSLVNGTEKLLEDRVLRVRSRLSELTGLDFKRFCRSVLLAQGQFAAFLNALESERAEILEMIMGAEVAQDLAQELQHRTAAARERLLQLQERAASYPLVDRERQRELEQQRSERRAELDDLQAEMAQLEERKRRLETVERLHQELQQAQENLSAAEAQDQAAQQALQHMEALRGNEPVMEALRRFMTLEETRQGLQSRMDHLRQKSAEERKTLQELQNRWAMARSSLEEAQQQYAARLPDLEHAARKDREIQRHEQRLQEALARSMELERAHRDALARQDQIKAHLEETSARATSLAEKLDQDRTDAALAKDMVKIQELLERLARLREEEDSLAAQLPEAQKSLEKVATDLERARARHQRMQAKAGRAVLKKESLKQEIRALIGDKTPENLKEDIKKRKRYLSAYKKLLSISRRFHQQGLATDMEKAREKLRARRAKTLAALEEALAHIRLYEADITWRESFQRVSSERAMLQEGKPCPLCGSPTHPFVTEGLPDFSELHGRIDALQDRITALKAELSNMDTESIQLEKKAQAASQIHEEWQEVCRKAGLNVDLAEPHTLEETLRGLQEGLRHARSVLRSSRFKRWRVAWVDWTLRRRLRASSRDEEKRRRLEETYREHQEAVMKIQRSLEQLRGDAQAVAGDLQRFLPAYGERLPEKGQETPLLQRLHRRRLSYERAAQEQRDLAERIPSLKSQLEAIALNLARLEKEKEAAGMQVESLQSTLASMKAEREAIYLGRDAEAEQRSLEENLQRWSREQEELQGRMEELQQSLQATAKELLALETELQTSQKTYEALRKELEDSVRLIGLDSVTTALAAFKLLKDEPAFRDRVAHARENLTKARALVDAAQQAISAVGPVLEEGASAQELAERILDRHKRIESLQQELHDLEARLDRFHQSIQEHRELLQAVEDQERLLGELAAEEKAFREVQSAEAREKVRRAMLERLMEQANTHLELLSGRYRLRPMKDNGFGLVVEDLMHQRSQRSVRTLSGGETFVVSLSLALGLADLAAQHRKIESLFLDEGFGTLDEETLYRVIAALRRLQSNGKMVGIISHVKRLAEEIPTQIQVEREPGGMSRITVLP, translated from the coding sequence ATGAAAATACTGCGCCTTCGCTTCAAGAACATCAGCTCCCTTCGAGGCGAATGGGACATTCGCTTTGATGCCCCTCCTCTTTCGGACACCGGACTCTTTGCCATCACCGGGCCGAACGGCGCGGGAAAATCCTCCATTTTGGACGCCATCACCCTCGGTCTGTACGGGGAAACCGCGCGCCTTCGCCATCCGGAACGGGACATTACCAGCTGGCTAGAAGAGGAATCCTATGCCGAGGTCACCTTTCAGGTGGCCGAAAAGGTCTATCGCAGCCGATGGTGGGCTCGACAAGGACCCAACGGGCTTCTCGGCCCCGAAATGTCCCTTTCCCTTGTTAATGGCACGGAAAAGCTTTTGGAAGATCGCGTGCTTCGCGTCCGCTCGCGACTGAGCGAACTCACCGGGTTGGATTTCAAACGATTCTGCCGCTCGGTTCTTCTGGCTCAGGGCCAATTTGCCGCTTTTCTGAACGCTCTGGAAAGTGAACGGGCGGAAATTCTTGAAATGATCATGGGCGCGGAAGTGGCTCAGGACCTGGCCCAGGAGCTTCAACACCGGACAGCGGCTGCACGGGAACGTTTGCTACAGCTCCAGGAACGTGCCGCCTCATATCCCCTGGTGGACCGAGAGCGCCAGCGGGAACTGGAACAACAGCGAAGCGAACGGCGGGCCGAACTGGACGATCTGCAGGCAGAAATGGCTCAACTGGAAGAAAGGAAACGCCGGCTCGAAACGGTGGAACGCTTGCACCAAGAGCTTCAACAAGCACAAGAAAACCTTTCGGCCGCCGAAGCCCAAGACCAGGCAGCGCAGCAAGCCCTGCAGCACATGGAAGCTCTGCGGGGTAACGAACCCGTCATGGAGGCCTTGCGGCGGTTCATGACACTAGAGGAAACCCGGCAAGGGCTTCAAAGCCGCATGGATCATCTTCGTCAAAAATCGGCCGAGGAACGAAAAACACTGCAGGAATTGCAAAACCGTTGGGCCATGGCCCGGTCTTCCTTGGAAGAAGCACAGCAACAGTACGCAGCCAGACTTCCCGATCTGGAACACGCCGCGCGCAAAGACCGGGAAATTCAGCGACACGAGCAGCGGCTTCAAGAGGCTTTGGCCCGATCCATGGAATTGGAGCGCGCTCATCGAGACGCGCTGGCCCGCCAAGATCAGATCAAGGCCCACCTGGAGGAAACATCCGCCCGAGCCACATCCCTGGCCGAGAAACTGGATCAAGACAGAACCGACGCCGCTTTGGCCAAAGACATGGTCAAGATTCAGGAACTTTTGGAGCGACTGGCGCGTCTTCGAGAAGAAGAAGACTCTCTAGCAGCTCAACTGCCGGAAGCCCAAAAGAGCCTTGAAAAAGTGGCAACGGACCTGGAACGGGCACGAGCGCGGCACCAGCGCATGCAGGCCAAAGCCGGTCGGGCTGTCCTCAAAAAAGAATCCCTCAAACAGGAAATTCGAGCGCTCATCGGGGACAAGACGCCAGAAAACTTGAAAGAAGACATCAAGAAACGCAAGAGATACCTTTCCGCTTACAAGAAACTTCTATCCATTTCCCGGCGCTTTCACCAACAAGGCCTCGCCACGGACATGGAAAAGGCGCGTGAAAAGCTGAGGGCACGCCGGGCGAAAACGCTCGCGGCCCTGGAAGAAGCCCTCGCGCACATTCGCCTTTATGAAGCCGACATAACGTGGAGGGAAAGTTTTCAAAGGGTCAGCAGCGAACGGGCCATGCTGCAAGAAGGAAAGCCATGCCCTCTGTGCGGTTCCCCCACCCATCCCTTTGTCACGGAAGGTCTCCCAGACTTTTCGGAACTTCACGGCCGAATCGATGCCCTTCAAGACCGTATCACCGCCCTCAAAGCCGAATTGTCAAATATGGACACTGAAAGCATTCAGCTGGAAAAAAAGGCGCAGGCTGCATCCCAAATCCATGAAGAATGGCAGGAAGTCTGCCGTAAAGCCGGCCTGAACGTGGACCTGGCCGAGCCGCACACCCTGGAAGAAACCCTTCGCGGCCTCCAAGAAGGCCTTCGGCATGCTCGATCGGTGCTTCGTTCCAGCCGGTTCAAAAGATGGCGCGTGGCATGGGTGGACTGGACGCTTCGCCGAAGACTTCGGGCTTCTTCAAGGGATGAAGAAAAGCGTCGGCGTCTTGAGGAAACATATCGAGAGCATCAAGAAGCCGTCATGAAGATCCAAAGATCGCTGGAGCAGTTGAGGGGTGACGCACAGGCCGTGGCTGGGGATCTCCAACGATTCTTACCGGCTTACGGAGAACGGCTTCCCGAAAAGGGTCAGGAGACCCCCCTGCTTCAGCGTCTTCATCGGCGCCGGCTTTCCTATGAGCGGGCGGCACAGGAACAGAGGGATCTTGCGGAGCGTATACCCTCTTTGAAGTCACAGTTGGAAGCCATTGCCCTGAACCTGGCGCGCCTGGAAAAGGAAAAAGAGGCAGCCGGCATGCAGGTCGAGTCTTTGCAATCCACCCTGGCATCCATGAAAGCTGAACGAGAAGCCATTTATCTCGGGCGTGACGCAGAGGCTGAACAGCGGAGCTTAGAGGAAAACTTGCAGCGGTGGAGTCGTGAACAGGAAGAACTGCAAGGGCGCATGGAAGAACTCCAACAAAGTCTCCAAGCGACGGCCAAAGAGCTGCTGGCCCTTGAAACGGAGCTGCAAACCAGTCAGAAAACTTATGAAGCCTTACGAAAGGAGCTCGAAGACTCCGTCAGGCTCATCGGGCTGGATTCCGTGACGACGGCGTTGGCTGCGTTCAAATTATTGAAGGACGAGCCGGCCTTTCGGGATCGGGTTGCCCATGCCCGCGAAAACTTGACAAAAGCTCGCGCCCTCGTCGACGCAGCACAGCAAGCCATTTCTGCGGTTGGGCCGGTCCTCGAAGAAGGGGCATCGGCGCAAGAGCTTGCCGAGCGCATCCTCGACCGGCACAAGCGCATTGAGAGCCTGCAGCAGGAACTCCACGACCTTGAGGCTCGGTTGGACCGCTTTCATCAATCAATTCAGGAACACCGAGAATTGCTTCAAGCCGTGGAGGATCAAGAGCGACTTCTGGGAGAACTGGCGGCCGAGGAAAAGGCCTTTCGGGAGGTACAGAGCGCCGAGGCTCGAGAAAAAGTGCGCCGGGCCATGCTGGAGCGCCTCATGGAACAGGCCAACACCCACCTGGAACTCCTCAGCGGCCGCTACAGGCTGCGCCCCATGAAAGACAACGGCTTTGGCTTGGTGGTCGAGGATCTCATGCACCAGAGAAGCCAGCGATCTGTGCGCACCCTTTCCGGTGGCGAGACTTTCGTGGTGAGCCTGAGCTTAGCTTTGGGCTTGGCGGACCTTGCCGCCCAACATCGAAAGATCGAGTCCCTTTTTCTTGACGAGGGCTTTGGAACTCTGGATGAAGAAACCCTTTACCGGGTCATCGCAGCGCTGCGTCGGCTTCAGAGCAACGGCAAGATGGTGGGCATTATTTCCCATGTGAAACGGCTGGCCGAAGAGATTCCAACCCAGATTCAAGTGGAACGGGAACCGGGGGGCATGTCTCGAATCACCGTGTTGCCTTAA
- a CDS encoding ABC transporter ATP-binding protein, whose protein sequence is MLASGHRVMKEVICEAKNLVKHYPLHGTGFGSRAGVVRAVEDVSFSIARREVFALVGESGCGKSTLGRLLLRLEEPSSGHVFFEGKDLESLSAREIFQFRRRAQIIYQDPYSALNPRKKIGQLIEEPLVIHRWGSAAERREKVADLLHRVGLRPDHAERYPHEFSGGQRQRIVIARALALNPIFLVADEPVSALDVSIQAQVINLLEELQEQMKLTYLFISHDLRVVQHMAHRIGVMYLGRLVETGPKEAFFQEPLHPYAQALLSAAPVPDPKAAIRKARILLEGDVPSPIRPPSGCAFHPRCREREAICSQWVPPLRDLGSGRRVACHRR, encoded by the coding sequence ATGCTGGCATCTGGTCATCGGGTCATGAAAGAAGTCATCTGCGAGGCGAAAAATCTTGTTAAACATTACCCCCTTCACGGAACGGGTTTTGGATCCAGGGCGGGTGTGGTTCGAGCCGTGGAGGATGTGAGTTTCTCCATAGCCCGTCGGGAAGTCTTCGCCCTTGTCGGGGAAAGCGGGTGCGGTAAATCGACGCTGGGGCGCCTCCTGCTGCGCCTGGAGGAGCCGAGCAGTGGGCACGTGTTCTTTGAAGGGAAAGATTTGGAATCCCTGAGTGCCCGAGAAATCTTTCAGTTCCGTCGCCGCGCTCAAATCATATACCAAGATCCCTATTCGGCCTTGAACCCCAGAAAAAAAATTGGTCAACTCATAGAAGAGCCCCTGGTGATTCATCGATGGGGCTCGGCCGCGGAACGTCGAGAAAAGGTCGCCGACTTGCTTCATCGCGTAGGGCTCAGGCCGGACCACGCCGAACGTTATCCTCATGAATTTTCCGGAGGACAACGCCAGCGCATTGTCATCGCTCGAGCCCTGGCCCTGAACCCGATCTTTTTGGTGGCCGATGAGCCCGTCTCGGCCTTGGATGTTTCCATTCAAGCCCAAGTGATCAACCTCTTGGAAGAACTTCAAGAGCAGATGAAACTCACCTACTTGTTCATTTCCCATGACCTGAGGGTGGTACAACACATGGCGCACCGCATCGGGGTCATGTATCTGGGACGTCTGGTGGAAACCGGCCCGAAGGAAGCTTTTTTTCAGGAACCCCTTCACCCCTATGCACAAGCCCTTTTGTCGGCCGCTCCCGTCCCTGACCCCAAGGCAGCAATTCGAAAGGCACGCATTCTTTTGGAGGGCGATGTTCCCAGCCCCATTCGACCCCCAAGTGGCTGTGCTTTTCATCCTCGATGCCGGGAACGAGAAGCCATCTGCAGCCAATGGGTGCCGCCGTTGAGAGACCTCGGCTCAGGTCGGCGCGTGGCTTGTCACCGTCGCTGA
- a CDS encoding HNH endonuclease encodes MRHEEFFEPFMVTVSPEQIRREKEKARALRKTQWWQRQLAKGRCHYCGKAVSSKELTMDHVVPLVRGGRSTKGNVVPCCKECNSKKKYLLPVEWADYLKRFAQTTSS; translated from the coding sequence ATGCGTCACGAAGAGTTTTTCGAGCCTTTTATGGTCACGGTTTCGCCTGAGCAGATTCGGCGCGAAAAGGAAAAGGCTCGAGCTCTAAGAAAAACCCAGTGGTGGCAGCGCCAGCTTGCCAAAGGGCGCTGCCACTATTGTGGCAAGGCGGTTTCGTCCAAGGAACTGACCATGGACCACGTGGTACCCCTGGTGCGCGGCGGGCGCAGCACCAAAGGCAACGTGGTGCCCTGCTGCAAAGAATGCAATTCCAAGAAAAAATACCTGCTGCCCGTGGAATGGGCGGACTACCTTAAGCGGTTTGCGCAAACGACATCCTCGTGA
- a CDS encoding ABC transporter permease, translated as MNRSELLRDLLRHRTAALGLSIIVGIVIVAALGPAVAPYDPLVPAPLDRLQPPGSKHLFGTDSLGRDILSRVIHGSRISLLIGLISVSISLVPGTLLGLVAGYFGDPLDSLIMRIMDVLLAFPAVLLAIVITAILGPSLPNTMIAVGVVYIPHYARIVRSNVLSLRQRLFVQAVRHLGGSHARVLFFHILPNTFAPIIVYATLGMGTAVLQAAALGFLGLGAQPPQPEWGAMLSEGRQYIQTAPHVAAFPGLAILLLVLGFNLFGDGLRDVLDPTLRSR; from the coding sequence ATGAATAGATCGGAACTGCTTCGCGATCTTCTGCGCCATCGCACGGCCGCTTTAGGCCTGAGCATCATCGTGGGCATTGTCATTGTTGCGGCGCTCGGACCCGCCGTAGCTCCTTACGACCCCTTGGTGCCGGCCCCGCTGGACCGACTGCAACCTCCCGGATCCAAACATCTCTTTGGCACCGACAGCTTGGGAAGGGATATTCTGAGCCGGGTCATTCACGGCAGCCGCATTTCCCTCCTGATCGGCTTGATCAGCGTGAGCATTTCCCTTGTTCCGGGCACTTTGCTCGGGCTCGTAGCAGGGTATTTCGGCGATCCACTGGACAGCCTCATCATGCGAATCATGGATGTCCTTTTAGCCTTTCCAGCCGTGCTGTTGGCCATTGTCATCACGGCCATTTTGGGTCCCAGTCTTCCCAACACCATGATCGCCGTAGGCGTCGTCTACATTCCCCATTATGCACGCATCGTGCGCTCCAACGTCTTGTCCCTCAGGCAGCGGCTCTTTGTCCAAGCCGTTCGACATCTAGGGGGAAGCCATGCTCGAGTGCTTTTCTTTCATATTTTGCCCAACACCTTTGCCCCCATTATCGTCTACGCCACGCTGGGCATGGGCACCGCTGTGCTGCAAGCGGCGGCTCTGGGCTTTCTCGGACTTGGAGCCCAGCCGCCGCAGCCTGAATGGGGTGCCATGCTCAGCGAAGGGCGGCAATACATCCAAACGGCACCTCATGTGGCTGCCTTTCCGGGTTTGGCCATCTTGCTATTGGTGCTCGGCTTTAACCTATTTGGAGACGGACTGCGCGACGTGCTGGACCCGACCTTGAGGTCTCGATGA
- a CDS encoding DegQ family serine endoprotease, translating to MFQETRRGCRLFRMAAVFAFVMVLGASAIPHEAHGAASLFGSNLPPSFADLADKVKDSVVNISTTQVIKGHPLQPFMEPNSPFREFFGDEFFKRFFGDIPKGSRKTNSLGSGVVIDASGLILTNNHVVEKATEIKIKLQNGQEYAAKVVGRDPKTDLALIQAEPDKNFPKPAALGDSNALRVGDWVMAVGNPFGLGHTVTVGIISAKGRIIGAGPYDDFLQTDAAINPGNSGGPLFNMNGEVVGINTAIVARGQGIGFAIPINVAKDLLPQLRTGKIVRGWLGIMIQDVTPEIGESFGLKETKGVLVSDVVKDSPAEKGGIEVGDIITKFNGEEVHDAHELSRRVAATPPNSKVKVELLRDGSKKVLTITLGTMPDEEEAAAQPESRESVWGLKVQNMTKPLAERFGWDSSERGVIVTEVEPDSPAAEARIQPGDLIKEVNRKKIQNVRDYNQAMKGAEKKKSLLLLVKRGQRSFYVVLQRSES from the coding sequence ATGTTTCAGGAAACGAGGCGTGGATGCCGTCTATTCCGGATGGCGGCCGTGTTTGCATTCGTCATGGTGCTTGGAGCCTCAGCTATACCGCATGAGGCTCACGGGGCCGCGAGCCTTTTCGGGTCCAATCTTCCTCCGTCTTTTGCGGACTTGGCGGACAAAGTTAAAGATTCGGTGGTCAACATTTCCACCACGCAGGTCATCAAGGGGCATCCGTTGCAACCTTTTATGGAACCCAATTCTCCCTTTCGAGAGTTTTTCGGGGACGAGTTTTTCAAGCGCTTTTTCGGGGACATACCCAAAGGATCTAGGAAGACCAACTCCTTGGGTTCCGGCGTGGTCATCGATGCCTCGGGACTCATCTTGACCAACAATCACGTGGTGGAAAAGGCCACAGAAATCAAGATCAAGCTTCAAAACGGACAGGAATACGCGGCCAAGGTCGTGGGACGGGACCCAAAGACCGACCTGGCTCTCATTCAGGCGGAACCTGACAAGAATTTTCCTAAGCCCGCTGCACTGGGGGATTCGAACGCTTTGCGCGTGGGAGACTGGGTAATGGCGGTGGGCAATCCCTTTGGGCTGGGCCATACGGTCACGGTCGGCATTATCAGTGCCAAGGGCCGAATCATCGGCGCGGGGCCATACGACGACTTTCTGCAAACCGATGCGGCCATCAACCCGGGCAATTCGGGCGGGCCGTTGTTCAACATGAACGGTGAAGTGGTGGGCATCAATACGGCCATTGTGGCCCGAGGGCAGGGCATAGGCTTTGCCATTCCCATCAATGTGGCCAAGGACCTCTTGCCCCAGTTGCGCACGGGCAAGATCGTGCGAGGATGGCTGGGTATCATGATTCAGGATGTGACGCCGGAAATCGGGGAATCCTTTGGCCTCAAGGAGACTAAGGGAGTCTTGGTTTCCGATGTGGTTAAGGACAGTCCCGCCGAAAAAGGCGGCATTGAGGTAGGAGACATCATCACGAAATTCAACGGCGAAGAGGTCCATGACGCCCACGAGCTTTCTCGACGCGTGGCGGCGACCCCACCCAATTCCAAGGTCAAAGTGGAATTGCTTCGAGATGGCTCCAAGAAAGTTTTGACCATCACCTTGGGCACCATGCCCGACGAAGAGGAGGCGGCGGCTCAGCCCGAGAGTAGAGAAAGCGTGTGGGGCCTCAAGGTCCAAAACATGACCAAGCCACTGGCCGAGCGTTTCGGGTGGGACTCCTCAGAACGCGGGGTCATCGTGACCGAAGTGGAGCCGGACAGCCCCGCAGCGGAGGCTCGCATACAGCCGGGAGATCTCATCAAGGAAGTGAACCGCAAAAAGATACAAAATGTGCGGGATTACAACCAGGCCATGAAAGGCGCGGAAAAGAAGAAAAGTTTGTTGCTTTTGGTGAAGCGAGGACAACGATCCTTTTACGTGGTGCTCCAGAGGTCAGAAAGTTAA
- a CDS encoding ABC transporter ATP-binding protein produces the protein MTPALLDIQGLCTEFRLRHGVVRAVDGVDLQLHHGETLGIVGESGCGKSVTALSILRLIPKPQGRIAAGRILYAGVDLVSLPESALRRLRGNEISMIFQEPMTSLNPVSTVGFQIQEVLRKHRGLSKKEAAREAVRALSLVGIPDPESRAHYYPHQMSGGMRQRVMIAMALACRPRILIADEPTTALDVTIQAQILDLMRRLKEEIGMAVLLITHDLGVVAETCRRVVVMYAGRVVEEASVEELFSNPAHPYTQGLFASLPKIAGPRGKLTPIPGTVPSLHRLPQGCAFQDRCSRAKGPCLVDVPPWTELSQGHRVRCWHLVIGS, from the coding sequence ATGACACCCGCTCTGTTGGATATCCAGGGCCTGTGCACTGAGTTTCGCCTGCGGCACGGCGTCGTGCGTGCCGTGGACGGTGTGGATCTTCAGCTGCATCACGGCGAGACCTTGGGAATTGTGGGAGAAAGCGGATGCGGTAAGAGCGTGACGGCGCTTTCCATACTGCGGCTCATTCCCAAGCCTCAGGGAAGAATCGCCGCGGGGCGCATCCTGTATGCGGGTGTCGATCTTGTCTCCCTTCCCGAAAGCGCTTTGCGACGCCTGCGCGGCAACGAGATTTCCATGATTTTTCAGGAACCCATGACATCTCTCAATCCTGTGTCCACCGTGGGCTTTCAAATTCAAGAAGTGCTTCGCAAACACAGGGGATTGAGCAAAAAAGAAGCTGCGCGCGAAGCCGTCCGCGCTCTGTCCCTGGTGGGCATTCCCGATCCTGAATCGCGAGCGCACTACTATCCACATCAGATGTCCGGCGGCATGCGCCAAAGGGTCATGATTGCCATGGCCTTAGCCTGTCGGCCCAGAATCCTCATCGCGGACGAACCCACAACCGCCTTGGATGTGACCATTCAGGCTCAAATCCTGGATCTCATGCGCCGACTAAAAGAAGAAATCGGCATGGCTGTTTTGCTGATCACGCATGACCTGGGCGTTGTGGCGGAAACTTGCCGCCGTGTCGTGGTAATGTACGCAGGAAGGGTCGTGGAAGAAGCCAGCGTAGAAGAGCTGTTCTCCAATCCGGCACACCCGTACACTCAGGGGCTCTTTGCGTCTCTGCCCAAAATCGCTGGGCCCAGGGGAAAACTCACACCCATTCCGGGCACGGTGCCTAGCCTTCACCGGCTGCCTCAAGGCTGCGCTTTTCAGGACCGTTGCTCACGAGCCAAAGGGCCCTGCTTGGTTGACGTTCCGCCCTGGACAGAGCTTTCCCAAGGGCATCGCGTTCGATGCTGGCATCTGGTCATCGGGTCATGA
- a CDS encoding chalcone isomerase family protein produces the protein MGQVGRCGRAVGVIILLVFMLWTAGVKAAEVPNFPSELSIGQSRCVLNGFGVRKKFIVDVYYGALYLTEKSSNPQTIIQADEAKGIVMHFVYKKVEAPKLVETWKEGFEKTAPNLGSDLKSRVEKFMGYFTEPVKKGEEIRLLYEPGLGTHVVIKGQEKGVVPGADFMQALWGIFLGDNPASESLKKGMLGQS, from the coding sequence ATGGGTCAGGTTGGAAGGTGTGGACGCGCGGTTGGAGTCATCATTCTCCTGGTCTTCATGTTGTGGACGGCTGGAGTCAAGGCCGCGGAGGTGCCGAATTTTCCCAGTGAACTGTCCATCGGCCAGTCGCGCTGTGTGCTGAACGGCTTTGGTGTGCGTAAGAAATTTATTGTGGACGTTTATTATGGCGCTTTGTACTTGACCGAAAAGTCTTCCAACCCCCAGACGATCATTCAAGCGGACGAGGCTAAGGGCATAGTGATGCATTTCGTTTACAAGAAAGTGGAAGCCCCAAAGCTGGTGGAAACCTGGAAGGAAGGCTTTGAAAAGACCGCTCCCAACCTCGGTTCGGACCTCAAGAGCCGTGTGGAGAAATTCATGGGCTACTTCACGGAACCGGTGAAGAAAGGTGAGGAAATTCGGCTGCTTTACGAACCCGGCCTGGGAACCCATGTGGTGATCAAGGGGCAGGAAAAGGGCGTCGTGCCGGGCGCCGACTTCATGCAGGCGCTTTGGGGCATTTTCCTTGGCGACAATCCTGCTTCGGAATCGTTGAAGAAAGGCATGTTGGGACAATCGTAG